In the Nitratiruptor sp. YY09-18 genome, TATCTGCTATGCTGGCGTGAGTCTTATGGAGGGTAAACTCTATGCTACTGGCGGACGTGTTCTCGTGTGTGTGGGAATCGGAGATAGTATCAAAGAGGCGCGAGATTATGCATATATGCTCACTGGACAAGTCCATTTTGCTGGGAAAAAGTTTAGATCTGATATTGCATACCAGGCTTTGAGAGTTGAAAAATAGGCTCCTTCTTTTTTTCTTTCTTACTCTCTCTTTGTGGGCAAGTGGCGATCTTGTCCACATCTATACCTATCGTGCAACTGCACAAAATGAGAAAATTGATGTAGAGAATCGTGTAGTAGTTGAATATAAAGACTACTTTATCCAAGCTGATAGAGCAGTGTATCTGAAAAATAAGCAGATAGTTAAGCTCTATGGCAATATTCTCCTCATTCAAAGTGATAAAAGTATACACCTATCAAATTATGCCCTTTTAGATCTTCTCAATGATACAGTTCTAGCTACTCCCTATTTTAGCAGTGAATATGCAAGTAGTGTCTGGATGGCAGGATCTGCATTTGAGAGTGATAAAAATGTTACAAAAGTTAAACACTCTTTTATCTCTAGCTGTGATACGCGCTGTAGCGATTGGAAAATAGGATTTAACAGAGGTTACTACTATAAAAACAGAAAGTGGGTCAATCTCTATGGAGTCCGTTTATATCTCAATGATATTCCTATCATCTATCTTCCCTATATTGGTTTTTCGACACAAAAGAAGCGCCAAACAGGGCTACTTCGTCCAAGTTTTGGAATCTCAAAAAATGAAGGATTTACCTATATTCAACCAATCTACTTTGCACCGCAAAACTGGTGGGATTTGGAGTTTGATCCACAAATTCGTACCAAAAGGGGTAAAGGTCTATATACTACATTGCGTTTTGTAGACGCATTTGATGCATATGGTATTGTTCGCACTGGTGGATTTTATGAAGATAGCGACTATTTTGCAGGGCAAAAACTCAAAAATAGCAAGCATTACGGTACAGAGATTTTCTACAAGCGTGAATATATTTTTAATAATGCAAAAACCCATGATTATGATAGCCTCTACGCGCATTTGCAGTTTTATAATGATATCGACTATTTTAATCTACAAAAAAACGATGATACTCTCACAAGTTATGATAGCTTAACGGTGTCACGTCTCAATTATGTAAATTTTACCGATTTGTACTCATATCGTATCTATTTTAAGTATTTCAAAGACAATCTCAAGCTCGACAATGATGATACTTTGCAGCAACTTCCATCAATAAATATTCATAGATTTGAAACTCCTGTCTTTAATAAATATTTTACTTATATGTTTGATTTTAATATGAATAACTACTACCGAAAAAAGGGGCTCAAAGCAGTTGAGTATCAGTTTTCACTTCCTTTTTCGTTTCGGTATAAATTATTTGATGACTATTTGGGTGTAAGTATTAGTGAGAAGCTCTTTGGCAATTATGCTTTTTATAGTGGAAAAGATCTGCAAACTGGCTCAAGAAATGAAAATAGTTACATTTTTCGCAATACTCACAACATTGCACTCTTCTCAGATTTAGTAAAAGAGTATGATGATTTTATACACTATTTACAACTCCAAGCATCTCTTAATATTCCAAGTTATGAAAAAACAGGTGGCAATGAGGCAGACTTTATCAATATCGAAGAACAATCAAAAAATTTAGAACTTTCACTAAGACAATTCTTTTTTGATGGGAATGGAAAGCAGCGACTCTATCATATTTTGACCCAGCCAATATACTATGATGAGTCAGATAAAGTGAAAGATTTGGAAAATGAGTTTGGGATCAATCTCTTTCCTAATATTGACTTTAATACAGATATCTTTTTTTCCTATAAATACCATACAGTCTCCTCAGTAGTGAGTACACTTTCATATGATGGTGAACGCTATACTCTCTATTTATCCCACTACTATAAAGATTGCAAAGACAATAATGCAGATTCAAACTATGTCCATGCGAATATTACGAGACGTTTATCAAAAAAATATAAACTCTTTGCTACAATAGATTATGATTTACAAAGAAGTTTCTATAATCGGTGGAGTTTTGGATTTTATATTAATAAAAAATGTTGGGATTTGAAGATTGGATTTAAGAAAGAGCATATACCTATACTTACATCTTCAGGAATCAATGCCTATCTTAGTGATACGCTCTTTTTTAGATTCAATCTCTATCCTCTGGGAGGAATTTCAAAATCTTTTACACAAACAACACTACAAGGAACACTATAGATGAAAACTGAAGCAAAAGTAGGACTCTTTGTTGCACTAGGACTTATCCTACTCTTTTTGTTGAGCACCCAGGTCAATAAATTTTCTCAGTTTGGCAAAAAAGGGTATGTTATTTATGCACTCCTAGATGATGCTAATGGACTCGAGAAAAATGCAAAAGTTAAAATTAAAGGTGTTGATGTAGGATATGTGAAAGATCTAGGACTTCAAGGCAAAAAGGTCAAAGCAAAACTCTTTATATACAAAGGTGTCAAAATTCCAAAAGACTCAATTGTTACCCTGCAGCAAGAATCACTTCTTGGAACTAAATTTCTCTCCATTGAGCCAGGAAGTTCCCAAGAGTATGTTGTTGCAGGAGGAGTGCTGACGCGCCAAGAGGAGTTTGCTTCTTTTGCACAAACAAGTACTACCATCAATGCTGCAGCCAAAGAGTTTCAA is a window encoding:
- a CDS encoding LPS-assembly protein LptD, with translation MKNRLLLFFFLTLSLWASGDLVHIYTYRATAQNEKIDVENRVVVEYKDYFIQADRAVYLKNKQIVKLYGNILLIQSDKSIHLSNYALLDLLNDTVLATPYFSSEYASSVWMAGSAFESDKNVTKVKHSFISSCDTRCSDWKIGFNRGYYYKNRKWVNLYGVRLYLNDIPIIYLPYIGFSTQKKRQTGLLRPSFGISKNEGFTYIQPIYFAPQNWWDLEFDPQIRTKRGKGLYTTLRFVDAFDAYGIVRTGGFYEDSDYFAGQKLKNSKHYGTEIFYKREYIFNNAKTHDYDSLYAHLQFYNDIDYFNLQKNDDTLTSYDSLTVSRLNYVNFTDLYSYRIYFKYFKDNLKLDNDDTLQQLPSINIHRFETPVFNKYFTYMFDFNMNNYYRKKGLKAVEYQFSLPFSFRYKLFDDYLGVSISEKLFGNYAFYSGKDLQTGSRNENSYIFRNTHNIALFSDLVKEYDDFIHYLQLQASLNIPSYEKTGGNEADFINIEEQSKNLELSLRQFFFDGNGKQRLYHILTQPIYYDESDKVKDLENEFGINLFPNIDFNTDIFFSYKYHTVSSVVSTLSYDGERYTLYLSHYYKDCKDNNADSNYVHANITRRLSKKYKLFATIDYDLQRSFYNRWSFGFYINKKCWDLKIGFKKEHIPILTSSGINAYLSDTLFFRFNLYPLGGISKSFTQTTLQGTL